In Rutidosis leptorrhynchoides isolate AG116_Rl617_1_P2 chromosome 2, CSIRO_AGI_Rlap_v1, whole genome shotgun sequence, one genomic interval encodes:
- the LOC139888682 gene encoding uncharacterized protein, which yields MAYVDSQIVAQQVNGTFDARDTSMRKYVKLVEAISKKFDNLEVVQISQNKNKKAEVLSKLATLTFDHLHKRVFVEELKEKSIHEKPIMAIVENAKETWMTPYLRYLHDGGLSVDKTEARRIKVTAPMYEVVNGTLYQKSYNGLLLRCLTNDEALKVVKEMHEGVCSQHSGFRTVASRIMR from the coding sequence atggcatatgttgattctcaaattgtggCTCAGCAAGTTAATGGAACATTTGATGCAAGAGATACATCAATGAGGAAATATGTAAAGTTGGTAGAAGCAATTTCAAaaaaatttgataaccttgaagtcgtgcaaatctCTCAAAATAAGAACAAGAAAGCTGAAGTCTTaagcaagttagctactttaacctttgatcatttgcacaaacgagtgtttGTTGAGGAACTTAAGGAAAAATCAATACATGAAAAACCAATCATGGCAATAGTTGAAAatgctaaggaaacttggatgactccatatTTGAGGTATTTACACGACGGAGGACTATCCGTTGATAAGACAGAAGCCAGAAGGATAAAAGTAACGGCGCCAATGTATGAAGTAGTTAATGGTACTCTTTATCAAAAGTCTTATAATGGTCTGTTGTTAAGGTGTTTAACCAATGATGAAGCATTGAAAGTAGTCAaggaaatgcatgaaggagtttgttctcaacactccggcTTCCGTACTGTAGCATCACGGATTATGCGATAA